A window of Zavarzinella sp. contains these coding sequences:
- a CDS encoding ECF-type sigma factor, with protein sequence MADESITIWLKGIKSGDDKAAHQIWEKYFHRLVGVGRRIISKAHGITSDEEDVALSAFKSFCLRAREDRFPKLEDREDLWKILLTITLRKAFRNNRRTNMPMNNEQQFALEQLCAEQTAEETAFMIEEQLEHLLQRIDDPRIKELVLAKLDGKTNQEIAKQLNKSVSFVERKLQLLRQQWNYLQFEEA encoded by the coding sequence ATGGCAGATGAATCAATTACTATCTGGCTGAAAGGTATTAAAAGTGGTGATGACAAAGCTGCTCACCAGATTTGGGAGAAATATTTTCACCGGCTTGTGGGAGTGGGTCGTAGAATCATTTCCAAAGCCCACGGAATCACATCCGATGAAGAAGATGTGGCACTGAGTGCTTTCAAAAGTTTCTGCCTGCGTGCAAGGGAAGATCGATTTCCAAAACTGGAGGATCGTGAAGATTTGTGGAAAATTCTTCTCACCATTACCCTCCGCAAAGCGTTTCGGAATAACCGACGAACGAACATGCCAATGAACAACGAGCAGCAATTTGCACTGGAGCAGTTGTGCGCAGAGCAGACCGCCGAAGAAACAGCATTCATGATTGAAGAACAACTGGAGCATCTTCTTCAGCGAATCGATGATCCGCGAATAAAAGAACTGGTGTTGGCAAAACTGGATGGGAAAACGAACCAGGAAATCGCAAAACAATTGAACAAATCTGTTTCCTTTGTGGAACGGAAACTTCAGCTGCTCCGCCAGCAATGGAACTATTTGCAATTTGAGGAAGCTTGA